A genomic region of Dreissena polymorpha isolate Duluth1 chromosome 4, UMN_Dpol_1.0, whole genome shotgun sequence contains the following coding sequences:
- the LOC127880066 gene encoding uncharacterized protein LOC127880066, whose translation MDAHTLQNILRNKYNINEKLQAEVIFVALQGGTMKANGLFSIGIGERFVVVAGINPRGPDIDYNPVSLSSVGLLGVTYENASTIVTISSPLKGKNSFQLCSSSKAAAIWNDFTTAIDYQASKLSGDSWCSASLSASSSLSDASVDVEQMYTYQRNFIGRTLLNNRCLSPQRFPTADRSFSSISLPDMIYGPTDANSACRQHVKRGHSLNCVDVSLYSFINDNDTNRNAAMHQVEFTAPDTVIGQHCGQLTDERRTDKSSKQTSLLERFLLLRLFTCCISKR comes from the coding sequence ATGGATGCACACACATTACAGAACATACTTCGCAACAAGTATAACATCAATGAAAAGCTTCAGGCCGAGGTCATATTTGTGGCCCTTCAAGGCGGCACCATGAAAGCGAATGGTCTGTTCAGTATCGGGATTGGTGAGAGGTTCGTAGTCGTCGCCGGCATTAACCCTCGCGGACCAGATATCGACTACAATCCGGTGTCTCTCTCTTCAGTAGGTCTGCTCGGTGTCACGTACGAAAATGCCAGCACGATTGTAACAATCTCCAGTCCGCTCAAAGGCAAGAATTCATTTCAGTTATGCAGCAGTAGCAAGGCCGCCGCTATATGGAATGATTTTACCACCGCCATTGATTACCAGGCGTCTAAATTAAGCGGCGACAGTTGGTGCAGCGCGTCACTTAGtgcttcatcatcattatcagacGCCTCTGTGGATGTAGAACAAATGTATACATATCAGAGGAACTTCATAGGCCGGACCCTTCTCAATAACAGATGTCTGTCGCCGCAAAGGTTTCCCACGGCAGATAGAAGTTTCAGCTCTATTTCTTTGCCCGATATGATATATGGACCAACCGATGCCAACTCGGCGTGCCGTCAGCATGTTAAGAGAGGTCACAGTTTGAACTGTGTCGACGTGTCATTATACAGCTTCATCAATGATAATGATACAAACCGAAATGCAGCAATGCATCAGGTAGAATTTACTGCGCCCGATACAGTTATTGGGCAACATTGCGGGCAACTAACCGACGAGCGACGGACAGATAAGTCAAGCAAGCAGACCAGTTTACTTGAGAGGTTTCTGCTTCTGCGCTTGTTTACCTGCTGTATAAGCAAGCGTTGA